TTCTCCCTTTTCTGAAACAGGAGCTACGCTAAAGCACTGCGAAACTCCCCTCCGAGCTAGTCGAAAGCTCCATCCACGTAAGTTGAACACTCAAACTTCGTGTTTTCACGTCCTTTTCATTTTGGCAGTGTTAGCTCAACTTCGGGGTCGCCCTTAGAGCCTCATTTCGTGTATCTTTGTTTCTGTTTTCAGCTCCTTTCCTGATGCTCCTTCCTCTGAGGGTTCCTTAAGTTAGCATCtgtccaggtaagggaagctaggactTTAAaaccctttttatttttttagtgtcttgcatgtttttttgttttgaattgtgATTGAAATGTTGGTTTGATGTTCAtggttgtgtttttttattttttgtttgggattttgGGCTTTTGCATGTTGAAACTAGTGAAAATTTGCTATTCTAGCTTAAgcgatcagtctagcttaaacGAGAATTTATAGTTTAAGTGATAttagtctagcttaagcgagaatatATAGATTAAGCGATATCAGTCTAGTTTAAGCGAGATCaatttagcttaagcgagaccaatCTAGCTTAAGCGATATCAATCTAGCTTAAACGAGATCaatttagcttaagcgagaattgttgcagaattttaattccttattttAACTTgagttaatgttaaaaatatgatgtatgaaGCTATGCATGAATGATGTGGCATTTTTTAACATGTACTTTATGTGTTTAACTTGGGATGATAATTATTCTGAGATAACATGTGGAATGTTGATgataaaagagtttcaagggaaattcttgGTGATGGTTTGGTTAGTGTATgtcttgatataggagatgtttAGATAAAAGAAGGTATTCTGAACTTTGATAACCGTTCACACTCATACAGAGTATAATAAATTATGGTGAGAGTGGCGGGAgatcctagtcttgggacatgTTTGGGCCCAAAACATAATGGGATTAACTTTGTGTGTGGTTGGTTGATGACCCCTTGTGTCTAGGCTATgtagagtttagaaaccagcacatgtgtatacttcctttagaattatatatcaaacacataatccagataattgagtttGAGGGTTTTGCATTTTTTGCTTTCACCTACCTTGTATACTTACTGAAATGCCTGTTTAAAAAATCGCTCGTATACatatatgatgaaaattatttttatctctagttCTAGTTTACCTTTTCtctgtgtttgtgttctgtttgattttcttttttgcgGTGATCATTAAAtctttggtgtgagcagatgtggaagTTCTTGGTGATCGTGCAGGGGTGGTGATGCTACTACCTAGTTTATGTGTTTAGTTATTGTTATACATCTTTTTTTGGCATCTTTTGGAGTATTGTTGTCTTTGTAATTCCTTATTCTGAGAGCAATCTTTTGCTAAATTATTACTCTTTTTAGTTCTGTTGTTGACATTTTGTTTTGTGCCTTAACTCCCATTTTTAAGTATATCATGAATAACTGTAAAATGTTAATTCTAGTATGCCTTATtggtgttctatttttttttatatactataaacatgcacgttttatttattaaaatgattctATTAAATTGGGACgttataaaattaacttaaaaataaattagaggGTGTAAATATAAACTgatcttataaaattaaactaagtttaaaatcttttttaatatatgatagtggttattattatcttaaaagtaaataacatttaaactaaaaccatattttctttatcagCTAGTTTttacttgaaaaaaattataaaaatttcgATTTTACACATTCttcaatcttattttattttatctatatcaAGATTGAATCATACTTAGAAGACATGTGAAAATAATCTCTCATCCATTCCAAGAAAAGCAGTTAGTATTAAAAGAATGATTCACAATAATCAAATGCATTTATAACGTTCACAGAAAATAATCAACACTATTGTCTATATTCACACTCATAACGAAACCAACATGTGAATCATCTGACACGAATTTCATCAAAAAGTTTTGGGTATGGTTGTCACCACATAAAGAAATTCAGGGTCTCTTTTTCTATGAATAAGTCAAGAATTTatcaaaaacaaatcaaaattaagtGAACATGTGATCATTCATTCTCCAAgcttttctatatttattatctGCCTGAAATCTTCGTTTGCTCCTTCATTATGCCGTGACCTTTTCAAGTTAGAAAATTGACCTACtcagttttcttatttttaacttacatagaaattcattttaattaacaagatatttgttgaaaaaaaaagtcaaacatATTCTTCAAAAATAATGAGGAGTTGGTTGACTTGAAGGAGAAAGTGTGATTAGTTACTATGCACAAATACATAAAATTGTTGTGTATAATgacttaaatttatttgatacgtaaaaaaaaaagtttctgttgTCTATAACTTATGATCTTTCCTTGGTAAGATTTGAGgagaaagtaatataaaattattcaataaaatttaataaatttaattgaatagCACTACCGAAAAATGTTGACTATAATTACTGACAAAAGAGCGAATAGTTAGTTTTGTCACTAAATTAATGATCAATTGAATTATTTTCTGAAATTAATGATATGGTAAAATAgcctttgaaatttgaaagtactattattaatttaatattataactgtaataatcattttatattcTTGGAAATTATAAATCTTAGCTGATCAAATCTATACTTTTATCACTCTATGTTTAATATGATGTCATAACTCATAACACAATCTTGTTGTAccaaaaagttttgaaattgataCCAACCCCACTGTATTAAGTAAAGATACTCTTGGATAAGGCATTTGGTACATAATTGACTTCAGTTcagaacattttttttctttgaacttcaaaattacaaagaagaaaattaaTTCTTCCAAAAGTCTGACATAGttagaaaaaagaagagagtAGATCTGTGACACCGTCCAAACAAGGTGGAAAGTGGTTCGAACATGAAACTGCAGTAAACTTAAACCTCGAATTCTCGAAGCCATAACCATTTAGATACAAGCAGAACAGAACATCGTAGTATATGTACACACGAtatccattttttcttttcttccaaaCAGACAAAACAAAAAGACCTAAACTTAATTCAAAGACGAGACATAGCCAAAAGTTGCTGGTTATTACTATACCCTCCAATGCTATTTTGACCCACTTGGTTACTACTCTTCTTCTTGCTCTGCACATTCTCTGACACCACAAAACTCTTAGCCATCACCCTCAATTCAAACTTCTGAATCTTCCCAGTTGAAGTCTTCGGCAGCTCCTCCATGAACTTCACCACCTTAGGGACCATAAAGTGTGGCAAATTCTTTCTGCAATACCCAATCATCTCTGATTCAGTGACCTCATTTTTTGGTGAGCTTTTCTTGAGTGCCACAAAAGCACAAGGGCTTTCACCCCACCTTGGATGTGGCATTGCCACCACTGCAGCCTCCAAAACCCTTGGATGTTTATACAAAAGAGACTCAACTTCCACACTAGAAATATTCTCCCCTCCTGAAATTATCACATCCTTAGACCTATCTTTGATCTCCAAATACCCATCATGGTGTATAACTCCAACATCACCAGTTCTAAACCACCCTTTCCCAAAAGCCTTTGAACTTGCTTCATCATCTTTGTAATACCCCATCATTATCCCACTCCCCTTCAACACAATCTCCCCCATTGTTTTCCCATCTTTCGGCACACTCTCCATTGTCTCAAGATTCTTCACATCAACATCAGCCATGGTCAACACACTCACCCCTTGTCGTGCCTTCAGCTGAGCCTGCTCCTGCTGCGGCAACATGTTCCACTTTTTCTGCCACTCACACACCAGTGCTGGCCCTGTGGCCTCCGTCAACCCGTATGCATGCGTGACATGAAATCCAAGGGACTCTATTTGTTCAAGCAGTGATGCCGGTGGTGGTGCCCCCCCAGTGAGAATCTCAACCGGGGGCTTCCCTTTCAGCCTGATCTCACGCCTCTCACTTGCTTTTGCCTCTATCAGTATGTTGAACACAATCGGCGCACAGCACATGTGTGTCACGTTGTGAAGTATGATGTTCCTGTATATGTCACGTGCGGCTGTGGTTCGAAGACACACGTTTGTCCCCCCACGTGCTGCCACACCCCAGGTGAAGGTCCACCCGTTGCAATGGAACATAGGTAGTGTCCAAAGGTAGACAGGTTCACTACCCATTTCCCATCCCAATATCAGGCTCAGGGTGCTTAGATATGCTCCTCTGTGGCTGTATACCACACCCTTTGGCTCCGAGGTTGTCCCTGATGTGTAGTTCAACGCTATTGGAGTCCACTCGTCTTGGATTATCTCGGGAACATAGTTTGGATTACCATGATGAACCATTTGCTCATATTCTAGCTCACCCAGACGGATCCCAGTGGGGGAGTTTATGTCATCAATCACAATGACCAGTGGGAGAGAAAATGCTCTGTGCTGTTGATTTGTTGGTATGGCAGCACTGTTTCCTTTTTGTTCGCTGTTGTTGTCGTCGTCCATGAGCATTCTAAGAGCGTCTCGTGCCTTTGAAACATATTCGTAGTCCACGAAGAAGACTTTGGCTTCAGAGTGACGAAGAATAGTGGCTATGTTCTTGGCATCAAGACGGGTGTTTATGGTGTTCAGCACCGCACCCGCCATAGGCACTGCAAAATGCATCTCATACATTGCTGGGATGTTAGGTGCCAGCACTGATACCTGTTGCATAAAgcaaaaaaagttaaatcaaTTATCACTGAGTCAATCCTTCAGAGCACTCCGTATATCATGAATCATGttcagataaaagaaaatatgacaGCTATACTATTCATACTGACACCTCTATTATTGGTCCCCGTTTAATAcattatttctcattctctcgtTGAAAAACATATTAGATTGTATCAACCTCTACAACTGtctttaatgaaaatcaaaatattgcATGTCTGTATAAACCAATGCACAAGTTTCTGACACGTAGTTTTACATTGAAGAGTGCATATGCATGAATCATCAACTCTTGTAGCTCAATAAACCTTTGCCTCGATATTTGTATTCTGAAAAGTTCTTcttccaacaaaaaaaataagacaaaactTGAGCGGTAGTTTTTGAATTTAGTTTATGTTGAGTTTCTCTGGTGGTGTTTACGTGTCTTCGACATATATTATGATGTTTTGATTCAGACAATAGAAAACAATCTAGACTCTTCTGGTTTGATCCTGAGAAAACATTATGTGAAGGTGAAAAAGACAGAAAAGGGTGATAGAAGAATGTGATGACACGGTGTTAACTAATGATTCAACGTTGGAagcagaagaaaaaagaaagttggTAGACTTACAACATCAGTCATAGCAATGTTGAGAGCTCGGAGAGAGGAAGCAAGACGACGGCAGCGCTCATAAGTCTGTGCCCATGTGAAAGAGGTTCCTTCATGAATCACAGAGACTCTGTTTGCATAACATGCAGAAGCTCTTGACAGAAACGTCAAAGGGGTGAGTGCGCTGAAGTTTGCTTCGCATTTTGGAAGGTTATTCATGTTGAAGGCTATGATGTATGTTGGTGGAGAgattagagagagagagagaaaaggttGAGTTGAGGGTTGTTGAGTTTGAGAATGAGAGTGGGGATTCATTTATAAAGGAAAAGTTATGTTGAAGAAGGACATGACTGGGCTAGAAAGTTTGTTAGAAGGCCACGTTATTTGTGAAGGGTTGTTAGGCCCACATCGAGAagtgaaaaagaagaagaagatgcagTGAAACTTGGGTGTGGAAGTTCATGTGTTAGGAAATTGCTTTGATACTCCTTGAATAATTTAAGAGTCTGAACACGcatgtttttcaaaattgacCCTTGTTTTCCTATTCCTGCTTACTCTCTtgctttaattttctttttcttcaactttATTCTCCAAACATGTTTGAACACtgaattaaatattgaaaatagaatatttttaagaaaaaaattggattggaattttttgagaaagataGTGTGGCCCACATATTGTCCACTTTGTGAAATGATCCTTGGGCATGCTTAACATGGAGTGAGTAATAATAGTGGGTTGTTAATTCCTCTTATTAGTACTAATTAATTGCAATAAGGCAATAATGAATTGTaatcacaattttaaaattgtgaagTCACTatcatatgtttttattttggacATCAACTAACCATTAATTGTCACATTAGAGATATTTGATGTTCAAGTTACTTGCAcagtttattttgatattatccgaattcaattattttctgACATGGGTGAACAAAAACAGACTAAAATcgaacaatatatattttttaattaagattgGGTTTAAATATATTACACAACTAAAAGCctatgattaatttaattttacatcaaTCTCCTCATATATAATTTTcgttaaaatataaatgtaaatatataattcaattttataaaactaatttataaaaatttacatttatttatatattatattataagttaattttatcattaatcgattctaaattaattaaaataaaagaataatacgTTCGGATTGTTTAGATAATGGATAGATATTTAAGAAacacatatataaatacaaaacaaagataTGGATCTTATTATTTGTGTtgtatttagttaaatttaaaattgcatatcaatattatatatattgacatttaataaaatattttactatatgAGTTATCCAAATAAAACTCTAAATCTAACTAAACAATAATGTTTGGCATCTACCTTTTgtcattaatatataaaataaaattaggatgTGATTTTGGACCAAGCTAAGCTGGCCTATAATAAAGTCAGCTTGGACACGACCATTTACtcatttttacatttattttttagctttaattgttttttttttatatcagcgtaaaaaaatcaatttttaatttttaatttaatcgtACATTTTTATCACTCCACTATCACGTTTTACAAATCTTACATTcaaggttttttcttttttaaattagcttcaaagtttttaattcaattcacgttttatttttttagaaaattattacgtatttaaatgtaaaatcagtgtttgattttcaaaattagtattaaaatgattaacgtcaaaatgtaaaattagttgaaattgattttttaacataaaatcatTATGATAAATcacgttaatttttaaaacattaataaaaaaataatttatgaattacaTTTAATACAATTTGTCTTTtatcatacaaaatataattaattttattggattaaaagaagtacattcatatatttttgggataaatatgtttttaatccttttagtttcagtaaattttgtaaatggTCCATGCTCGAAACCTGATCACCGTTTGGCCCCTGCGCTTTCAAAACGTTTGTTTTTCGTCTTTATTGTTGAACGATGTTAAAAACGTGATTGTGTGGCAAAGGACGTTCCACATCATTACCAGATCTGTTCACACCTGTAttgactagggatgtcaacgaagtgggtagggtacgagtagtagttcccccgtaccctacccactAGATAAATATCTGCTTCGTACCCATATTCATATCCATcgagtatccgttatgcggatacccgtctatttttttcatacccGCGGATATCCAGGGGTACCTgcaagtatttacaaaattatttaaaaaataaatatttaatcataaattcaaataaaataaaataaaatacatcactgtcataaattttaaatagatttcAAACTAACTCAAgtccatacaagtccaaataattataaaaataaatttaaaatgacgttcaacacaatggaaattctttaattagtgttttgatcaacaagtccACTTTATCCGATtgattactaaaaaataatcaaataataaacctcaactgtcatgtgccaagtattcttattttgattccatcatttgacaacaagcataccataaacgtcactaTGTATATatggtttgatgtatatgcccaatttcaaagaaggaaaagagaaaaatgtcaAGGGATGTATTTGGAAGAaaacgtaccaatacttgaagtttaaagaatgaagacagaagacaagatgtgTAGCTTATAAAAAAGTaggacaaaatattttttactaatatatatatatatatatatatatatatataagggtatttttgtgaattaaagtttagcgggtacgggtatccacgggtatggatactatgatactcgtacccgtcccgttaacatgcgggtatcaaaaatacccatacccacgggtagcgggtatccatttttaatattcatttcctactcattgcgggttttatccgcgaatacccacgggtacggatatttttgacatccctagtatTGACACATAATTGACACTCTTAAAAGCATGATTTCCTAGGTTCTCACACTAACTATTCATTACTAAAATGTACATGTCTCCAACATTTAAGATTCAAAAAACATAAACCATGCATAAAATTTAAGTATTGTAACCATTAGCGAACCTTTGATATGACAAAGGGGGCATGGCccccccaaatttttttatatttatattatttaatatgtaattttaattttttttaaatttaataattttaatatattttatataatttgatattttaaattatatatatatatatatataataatttttttacacgtttaccttttaattttaccttttaaatattttttaaaatgaaaataattattttattcatattatcttttaagtaattaaatttaaccattttttggATTTGACtgttttttaaaacttaatcattataaatgaaaattaagtataaaaaatatttttatttaattttataattataataataacaataataataattttattattttttattatcataataaaagtaaatacaatgttttactagtttatataaaaaatttggaattaattttttggttaatatcttcattcaaaaatatcaagttggtcctTCGATCATTTTTAATCTGAATTTGgttacaaattttgaaaaaatattgcaatttgattattttttcgttaaatttcttgaatcagATGAAGGTTTTTTCATCATCAAAATTAAAGATGGTTtcttttgttggtgtaattaacataatcataatgtcaattttgatgaaaaatctttgTTCTGCTTCAACAAATTAACGAAAGaactaatcaatttttaaaaaattggaactaaGTTGAGACTAAAAAACAACTAGAACCAActtgacattttaaaaaaaatggaccaaaagagtaattcaactAAAATTTTGGCACCCCAAAATATTGGTTAAAGATCCTGATTGTAACTACACTACCTTCACATCTACATAAaatatttggttattttttctctctctctttatatatatataaagaaagagagagaaaacaaCCGAAGATTGTCATAccacaataaaaagaaaaaacagtgaCGAACTTTTAGgtgaatttattaaaataatatatatatatatatatatatatatatatatatatatatatatatatatatatatatttccccACATCACCAATCGCTTGCTATCATCCAATTTCCATCAATTTATTAATCTCATTGCAACCACAACCACTTATTACAATTATTGATCTTGTTACTATTCATACTCTCACTCTTAACTacttcattattttcataattaaagatctctacttcaaacaaaacaaatagatttttttaaaaatatattatacttaATGAAAAATTTGGATACAAGTAATAATTAGATTAATTGAATTCAATGTGTTGCAACATATTATCAAACAGAATAAGTTAAAGTCTTGTTTATTGGTGTCTAGAAAAagcttttattaaaaatcagaTTGAAGATGAATTAGAAGTAACCAATGAATACATGCATCACATGGTGAACCTATTTCGTGTTTGCCCTCACTTTTccaagttttttttcttcttaaaatgAGAAGCAGACGTTTTCTAAAAATAACCTCGTAAAGTCACACTAGTAGAAAATAGATATATTAGAACAGAATATTAAATCGGTTGAAAGGGAACCGATCTAAAACAAAACACGatggcaattttgtaaataaaaggaAGTATATTAGATTGGTTGTTTATTTAACTGatctaatatttacatattagatcggttgcaaggagaaccgatctaatatgtaATTATTAGATCGGTTAAATAAACAACCGATCTAATATCATTACGCTAAAACCCTATTTTTTCGTGTTCTTCCTTTGTGCCTCcacttctcttcttctcttccaaGAACTCTCATTTTTGCCACCATGGTTGTCGCTCATCATTAGGGTTTTGGATACGAAGCTTTCCGTTGCCATCATCGCGTCCAACTCCAACGATGTCACTATTATTCTTTGCACATATTTTCTTGATGAATCTGAAGTGTATTTGGGATCCAAGATTAAAGGCAAAGATGATGACAATTTGGAAACGAACATTGATGAACCGATCTAATATATCTTCGACATATTACATCGGtgtatattagatcggttataGAACCGATTTAACATGTGCTTcagaaccgatctaatatacatattttgtaCTAGTGTCAGTAAAACACTTTTTGATGTCTACATGTTCTGTCACTCTCTCACTCTGCATGCTTCATGCTTTATTGTTTCTTTCTTATGAATTTACCTTCATGCTTTACTTCGATTTTCTTTTAGCAAATGTTAGTTGTTAATAGAGGGAGTTGAATCCATAATTTCTCTCGCCCTCTCTCTTAAACTTACAAAATCAACCTTATTTAACCAAATTATTAACAGGAGATCAAATCCAcgactttttcttttctttcctttcatcTAATCACTAAGTCATCTTATCACTCATTTGGATAGATTTTAATTACAAGTCTCTCAAGTAACATTATTCGAATCAATCACCATATCTCAGTTTTAAACAACTACTTTATACTTCATTGATCATTTTAGGTTTTATCTTTAAGGATGTTttattcatataaataatagttaCATCCTACATGACTTAATGGAACACTTAAAAACAACATCAATAAAGACATtttactacaagaaaaaatgattcattaacaatcaattttagtgacaaaaaattattagttactaaaatagtcattattataaataaaaatttataattgatctctaaattggtttctaaaagtTAGTTAACAAaggaaattggtcactaaacattagATATCAAAGTTTTTGCTACTAAaagaattagtttctaaattagtctgtAACTAATTAgtaatcaattattattttttattcataatagtgtctattttagtaacaaatagttttttattttgtaaactgatatataaattgatcactatattgactaacaatttttaatcactaatattaattattttaatgtcatatatatatatatatatatatatataatcaaaatctCTCGCTAACTATAattcatatgaaaaaaatatataaaaccaaCAAATTTCTTATAATGTTACATCATGGTTTcctttctattaatattttcgGACAGTAGAATGGCTACAACAACTCGATGTTAGTTAgcaatgaagaaaaagaaaaaagacaaaagaaagcataatgtaaattattttcCACCTTATTCAAACTTCAAACATTTTCCTTTTGTAGTCATCGTTCCAACCTAAAATCTTTCAAATGTCTTTGGTCTAGTCTTGTtgaatattattcatttttctacaattcaacaataataaattgaattcaAAAGCTTATAGCAAAAAATTTCGAGGAAATTGTGTtggaagagaaataaaaaatagagtgGGAGTcttgaaaattgataaattcCTTAGCTTTTGCTCCAGTCTAGTTGAATTTGGAGTGTGACTATTGGTGATGCTAGGAAATTGTCGTCGTCGTGTTGTGCATAATG
This portion of the Vigna unguiculata cultivar IT97K-499-35 chromosome 6, ASM411807v1, whole genome shotgun sequence genome encodes:
- the LOC114188793 gene encoding butyrate--CoA ligase AAE11, peroxisomal-like; translated protein: MNPHSHSQTQQPSTQPFLSLSLISPPTYIIAFNMNNLPKCEANFSALTPLTFLSRASACYANRVSVIHEGTSFTWAQTYERCRRLASSLRALNIAMTDVVSVLAPNIPAMYEMHFAVPMAGAVLNTINTRLDAKNIATILRHSEAKVFFVDYEYVSKARDALRMLMDDDNNSEQKGNSAAIPTNQQHRAFSLPLVIVIDDINSPTGIRLGELEYEQMVHHGNPNYVPEIIQDEWTPIALNYTSGTTSEPKGVVYSHRGAYLSTLSLILGWEMGSEPVYLWTLPMFHCNGWTFTWGVAARGGTNVCLRTTAARDIYRNIILHNVTHMCCAPIVFNILIEAKASERREIRLKGKPPVEILTGGAPPPASLLEQIESLGFHVTHAYGLTEATGPALVCEWQKKWNMLPQQEQAQLKARQGVSVLTMADVDVKNLETMESVPKDGKTMGEIVLKGSGIMMGYYKDDEASSKAFGKGWFRTGDVGVIHHDGYLEIKDRSKDVIISGGENISSVEVESLLYKHPRVLEAAVVAMPHPRWGESPCAFVALKKSSPKNEVTESEMIGYCRKNLPHFMVPKVVKFMEELPKTSTGKIQKFELRVMAKSFVVSENVQSKKKSSNQVGQNSIGGYSNNQQLLAMSRL